The region GCAGAGGAGTCAGTAAGGGCGATAATGAGGGCTAAGGGGATCCCGTTCGAGGATGCGTATATGCTGGGGAGCCTGCTCGTGGAACTGAAGATAAATCAAGTGGTAGATCCATTACTGGGGGCTAGAGCTAAGGTACCGAAGTGGCTGGTCTCAATACACGACTTCCTGTATCAAAGGGTTTAACATAATCAAATATCTCAGCTCTGGGATCCTATATTTCCCTGAACTGGGCTCCTTAGAGAGGAGGTCTGCATCTAGAGATGAGCATCCAGCTTTAAAATATGTCATGTAACTCGGCTGGATGATAGAAGTAAGGCCCTCTAAAGCTCAAGGTAGTGTCAGGGCCCCGCCATCTAAGAGCTATTCTCACCGAGCTCTAGCGGTCTCCCTACTCTGCGAGGGCCCATCTAGGGTGAGGAATATCTCGAGAGCTAGGGATGTAATAGCGACGCTAAACGCCATAAGGTCCTTCGGGGCGAAGATATCGGATGAGTTTACCGAAATAAAGATAGAGCCACCTCAGAGGCCCTCAGTCCCCGATGATGTGATCTATTGCGGGGGCTCCGGCACTACTATCAGGTTCTTCGTCCCTATCTCAACTCTAACAGAAGGGGGCTACACTGTGCTCACTGGGAACGATAGCTTGAGGAGGAGGCCTATGGGCCCTATCATAGATGCTATAAATAAACTGGGGGGATGGGCTATTAGCTCCAGGATGAACGGGCTCCCACCCCTAATAGTGAGGGGAGGAGGTCTCAAGGGAGGTGAGGTCGAGATAGATGGAAGCATAAGTTCGCAATTCTTCTCAGGGTTGATGATAGCATCCACACGCTTCGAGAGTGGTCTGAAGATAAGGCCGATCGGGGAGTTGGTCTCGAGGCCCTACCTGGAGATGACTGAGGAAGTCCTGAGGAGGAGCGGGTCCTGCGTTGAGTTGGATGAGGAGATAATAGTGGAGCCAGTGCCACCTAAGAGCCTGGAATTCGAAGTACCTGGAGATTATGGTCTAGCCGCTTTCCACATGTTGGCAGCTTCCGTCACTGGGGGGAGAGTGATCGTAGAGGGTTTAGATAACACTATGCCTCAAGCGGATTACACTGTGATAGATGTACTCAAGAGCTTCGGCGTAGAAGTCCGGGAGGTCGGAAGTAGCGTTATTGTGGAGGGGAAGCCTAGATATGGAGCTAGGTTGAACTTAAAGGATTCACCAGATATATTCCCGATAGCATGCGTTCTAGCTTCTTTCGTGAGCGAGGTCTCTGAGATAAGGGGGGTAGCTCACGCTAGAGTGAAGGAGAGCGATAGAGTAGCGAGTATGTCTTCAGAGCTCGAGAAAGTGGGTGTTGAGGTGAGGGAACTATACGATGGGCTCATCATAAGGGGAGGGAATCCTAAGGGAGGGGTGAAGCTAGACTCTCATGGAGATCACAGGATTTTCATGGCCCTCTTAGCTCTAGCTGCTGCAACTAGGGAAGGTTGCATAATAGAGGGTGAGGAATCTGTCGCCGATTCTTACCCAGGCTTCCTAGAGGACTCGATTAAGCTAGGCATAGATCTGAGGCCTATTGGCTTCAACACTACCCTCACAGGACTCTCAGGGGAGCGGGACTCCCTCTCCTGAGTTCGGAGGGCCGCCCTGAGCCCTAGGTACCAGGCATATCCCGAAGTAGTGATTTATATTTTCTACATTTCATAAAATGGGAGAAATTTGTTGACCTCAACAGATTCAACTGTACTCCCTCCAAGAGTAACCGCATTTCGTACACTTATATATCCTAGTGGGGGGCTCATCAGCTGCTCTCGTCTGTACTATCTGGAAGTAAGCTTTATCATTACCACATTTAGGGCATCTTGCCTCAACAATAGGTGCAGATATTTTCTCAGATCCCTCATCTATTATCAAATCTCCGCTCTCCGATGTCACTTTCGTGACGACTTGAGAGTTCCCCTTAGGAGGGTTATCGCTCTCATATCCGCAGCTAGGGCAGTAATATGTCAACCTCTTACCGACTTTTTTAGGTCTCAAGAGGGTTCCGCATTTAGGGCAGAACATACAGACCCCCTCCTTCTTGAGCGTAGCCTATTTAAGTAAATTCATCCAGTCACACTAGAGAAAATGAAGGTACTAAAGGGAGTCAAAAGGAAAAAGATGAAGCAATTAGCAGTAATAGTAGATGGACCGAATATGCTGAGGAAGGAATTGGGCACTGATTTAGAGGAAATTAGGAAATTAGCTGAGAGAGAGGGGAGGATAAGATTAGCTATCGTTGTATTGGATAAGAAAGCCCCCGAGAAATTAGTTGAAGCTGTGACGAATGCGGGCTTCAAACCTTTGATCTCCACGGGGAAAGTTGAGGTAGATTTCTCCATAGTTTGCATGGAGGCTATCAACGACGAGAAGATAGATATGATAGTGATGGCAGCTAGGAGCGCTGCTTACATGCCCTTGATACATAAAGCGAAGGAATCTGGGAAGGAGGTCATGATAATAGGGGCGGAACCGGGTTTCAGTGTCGCATTGAAGAAAGCTTGCGATCAGTACATACTACTTCCATCCCCTCCCCCTGAGGACCTCACTGAGCCTAAGGGTGAGGATGAAGGAAGAGAGAGCGACGATTAAAGCACCCAGCAGATTTATCATTAAGCTCAGGAGCCCTATTATCCCCTCTAAGTACTGGCCTATTGAGTAGAAGGATATCCAGAATGATATTACGAGGCCTGTCACCATTAGCCTCTCCAGGGAGTCCACCCTCCTCTCCGCAGCTCTCTCAATGGAGCTCCCTGAGAACATGATAGCTAGAGATAGAGCTAGGAAACTACTAGCCTCTTGTAGCAATCTCGCTACTATCAGTTCGATCGGGTAGCCTTGGGAGGCTAGAGATAGCGCCCTAGTGTAAGATAACGATATCGTGAGGAAGAGACCTATCAGCCCGATTACGAGCGAGAAGAAACCTACATGCCTACCGAAGTAATTTATCCATCTCTTCATAACTTCCCTCAGTGAGAAACCTTTCTCAAGGAAGAAGAGGCCGGCTAATATAGATATCCCTATGTATAAGTACTTCTGGAATTCTATTAACGAGAAGAGGCCGTATAAAATGAGAATAGCGCCGGGCAACCCGAGTACTATGGATCTGGAGGAAGGGGATCTCATCAGTTTCTCAAAGTACCTCTTTATCAGTATGTAAGTGTGCTCTATCTCCCTGCTCTGCTGGACTATTACCCTCCTCACGCTCCTTATCGGGGCGTACTTCATCAATATAGGGATCACTAATTCATCATCAGCCCCATCAGAGACTAAAACTATGCTAGTGGGCTTAAATACCCTCGCGACTTCATCCATCTGCCTATTTATCTCCTCATCAGCTCTGAGCTCTTTCCCCTCATCCCCAGTTATCGTAGCTATCTCGATCCTGGATCCCGGGAATATGGACCTAGCTTCATCATACACCTTCACGGCCCCGAAGATAGCGTTAGCATCGGCTTCCGTGGGATCAGCGAGAGCTAGTTTAGATGCAGCTTCAAGATTGGCCTCTCTCCCGATCACTGGGCCCCTTATTCCGGCCTTGACCCCTAGGTCATTATCCCTATCTACGCAGACTATGAGTATCCTTTCCTCTTCCATCAGTACTCATATCACCCTCGAAAAATAAAAGCTCAGCTGGGAGGTCTCTCCAGGAGACCCATCTCTATGAGGAGCTTCAGCTCCTCTATAGAGAGCTTCTCTCCCCCTCTATATTTCTCCAATGCCTCTTCAGCTAACTTCTCCTTTATCTTCCTCTCA is a window of Candidatus Korarchaeum sp. DNA encoding:
- the aroA gene encoding 3-phosphoshikimate 1-carboxyvinyltransferase, translating into MIEVRPSKAQGSVRAPPSKSYSHRALAVSLLCEGPSRVRNISRARDVIATLNAIRSFGAKISDEFTEIKIEPPQRPSVPDDVIYCGGSGTTIRFFVPISTLTEGGYTVLTGNDSLRRRPMGPIIDAINKLGGWAISSRMNGLPPLIVRGGGLKGGEVEIDGSISSQFFSGLMIASTRFESGLKIRPIGELVSRPYLEMTEEVLRRSGSCVELDEEIIVEPVPPKSLEFEVPGDYGLAAFHMLAASVTGGRVIVEGLDNTMPQADYTVIDVLKSFGVEVREVGSSVIVEGKPRYGARLNLKDSPDIFPIACVLASFVSEVSEIRGVAHARVKESDRVASMSSELEKVGVEVRELYDGLIIRGGNPKGGVKLDSHGDHRIFMALLALAAATREGCIIEGEESVADSYPGFLEDSIKLGIDLRPIGFNTTLTGLSGERDSLS
- a CDS encoding transcription factor S, with product MFCPKCGTLLRPKKVGKRLTYYCPSCGYESDNPPKGNSQVVTKVTSESGDLIIDEGSEKISAPIVEARCPKCGNDKAYFQIVQTRAADEPPTRIYKCTKCGYSWREYS
- a CDS encoding NYN domain-containing protein, with the translated sequence MKVLKGVKRKKMKQLAVIVDGPNMLRKELGTDLEEIRKLAEREGRIRLAIVVLDKKAPEKLVEAVTNAGFKPLISTGKVEVDFSIVCMEAINDEKIDMIVMAARSAAYMPLIHKAKESGKEVMIIGAEPGFSVALKKACDQYILLPSPPPEDLTEPKGEDEGRESDD
- a CDS encoding DUF373 family protein; this encodes MEEERILIVCVDRDNDLGVKAGIRGPVIGREANLEAASKLALADPTEADANAIFGAVKVYDEARSIFPGSRIEIATITGDEGKELRADEEINRQMDEVARVFKPTSIVLVSDGADDELVIPILMKYAPIRSVRRVIVQQSREIEHTYILIKRYFEKLMRSPSSRSIVLGLPGAILILYGLFSLIEFQKYLYIGISILAGLFFLEKGFSLREVMKRWINYFGRHVGFFSLVIGLIGLFLTISLSYTRALSLASQGYPIELIVARLLQEASSFLALSLAIMFSGSSIERAAERRVDSLERLMVTGLVISFWISFYSIGQYLEGIIGLLSLMINLLGALIVALSSFILTLRLSEVLRGRGWK